A genomic segment from Alteribacillus bidgolensis encodes:
- a CDS encoding winged helix-turn-helix transcriptional regulator, which produces MEDLRKEVLKKVRSGKFNCEKELTLSLISGKWKITMLYHIGKDGTMRFNEIRRVFPKITHKVLTTQLRELEEDGLLHREVYPEVPPRVEYTITERGKSLMPIIDSMYEWGQKHMKYYTEEVMVEQ; this is translated from the coding sequence GTGGAAGATTTACGGAAAGAAGTGTTAAAGAAGGTTAGAAGCGGCAAATTCAATTGCGAAAAGGAGTTAACCCTTTCATTGATAAGCGGAAAGTGGAAAATCACAATGCTGTATCATATCGGAAAGGATGGTACGATGCGCTTTAATGAAATACGACGAGTTTTTCCGAAGATTACCCACAAAGTATTAACAACACAATTACGAGAATTAGAAGAAGATGGCCTTTTGCATCGAGAAGTCTATCCAGAAGTTCCGCCAAGAGTGGAGTATACCATAACGGAACGAGGAAAAAGCTTGATGCCGATTATTGATAGTATGTACGAGTGGGGCCAGAAGCATATGAAATACTATACAGAAGAAGTTATGGTAGAGCAATAA
- a CDS encoding (2Fe-2S) ferredoxin domain-containing protein produces the protein MVTWNLSNTTHHVLICNGGSCMRKNGEEVTQAIRDEIKSLGLDEYIHTTRTRCNGRCEDACVVLVYPEGIWYKTITPDMGRKIINQHIQKNEPLHPYIAYRYQHANFQPTNISSIGISKSKT, from the coding sequence ATGGTTACTTGGAATTTATCGAATACAACGCATCATGTATTAATCTGCAATGGCGGCAGCTGCATGAGGAAAAATGGAGAAGAGGTAACACAGGCGATTCGCGATGAAATAAAAAGCCTTGGTCTTGATGAATATATACATACCACTCGCACGCGCTGTAACGGGAGATGTGAGGATGCCTGCGTGGTACTGGTTTATCCAGAAGGCATTTGGTATAAAACGATAACCCCGGATATGGGAAGAAAAATCATTAATCAACACATTCAAAAAAATGAACCTCTTCACCCTTACATTGCTTACCGGTACCAGCATGCAAACTTCCAGCCTACTAATATTTCATCTATTGGTATATCTAAATCCAAAACATAA
- a CDS encoding DUF3889 domain-containing protein, translating into MYFYYYPTGNPYAFYPYHTEPYEKHPYYMEDRSYSGFSNDFDRQQAVRGQATWTEGGPVTKCGIPWSHNNYMTASVGENSPYQCGQSLRIKNLTSPDKEVTVTVVDQTRGYPPNKINLHRNAFEALGANLEVGVLNVEITPIQQPDSGMGNGRWGEYLSAITQTAYPSYYVTNFQAVGKTHMNPQQTKETYDLLLQSPHQSRQVRGNVIYQTNTNQVISFDIQEM; encoded by the coding sequence ATGTACTTTTATTATTACCCAACAGGAAACCCATATGCCTTTTACCCTTATCACACCGAGCCTTATGAAAAACACCCTTATTACATGGAAGATAGAAGTTATTCAGGGTTTTCTAATGATTTTGATCGTCAGCAAGCTGTTCGGGGGCAGGCTACCTGGACAGAGGGAGGACCAGTAACAAAATGCGGTATCCCCTGGTCTCACAATAATTACATGACAGCTTCGGTTGGAGAAAATTCTCCTTATCAATGCGGCCAATCCTTAAGAATTAAAAATCTTACTTCTCCTGACAAAGAAGTGACGGTAACGGTTGTCGATCAGACGAGAGGCTATCCGCCTAATAAAATTAATCTTCACCGCAACGCTTTTGAAGCATTAGGTGCCAACCTTGAAGTAGGTGTCTTAAATGTTGAGATTACGCCAATACAGCAGCCAGATTCAGGAATGGGTAATGGAAGATGGGGAGAGTATTTATCGGCCATTACACAGACGGCTTATCCGAGTTATTATGTGACCAATTTCCAGGCCGTTGGGAAAACCCACATGAATCCACAGCAGACAAAAGAAACATATGATCTGCTATTGCAATCACCGCACCAATCCAGGCAAGTCCGCGGCAATGTTATTTATCAAACAAACACAAACCAAGTGATCTCTTTTGATATACAGGAAATGTGA
- a CDS encoding helix-turn-helix domain-containing protein, which produces MIGQRIVHYRMKNNMSILELAQKTGISTSHLKKIEEDKYSYPSVQKLEQIANVLNIPVQLLLGPQTSQEKETELDDVWIEVVKEAMESGVSKEQFKAFIENKKRERDDE; this is translated from the coding sequence ATGATTGGTCAAAGAATCGTCCATTATCGGATGAAAAATAATATGTCCATATTGGAGCTAGCACAAAAAACAGGGATTTCCACCAGCCATTTGAAAAAAATAGAAGAAGACAAATATTCATATCCATCTGTTCAAAAGCTTGAACAGATAGCGAACGTGTTAAATATCCCTGTTCAGCTCTTGCTCGGACCGCAGACTTCACAAGAAAAAGAAACTGAGCTAGATGACGTTTGGATTGAAGTCGTAAAGGAAGCAATGGAGTCTGGAGTGTCAAAGGAACAATTTAAAGCTTTTATAGAAAACAAAAAAAGAGAACGAGATGATGAATAA
- a CDS encoding CobW family GTP-binding protein: MNNHRTEIYMLSGFLGSGKSTLLRQLLQKEQEIGRNVAVLMNELGEKSIDSAVIPANTPLKELLNGCICCTIQGQLSQQLDHLLKENELDAIYVEVTGAAHPVDVIEACTHPFIADKLNIKAVITLVDAKQWNDKKGSIKVKKLMKEQVKYADIVVLNKIDKVSTSEQKAVNQTLKEINPKASIFHCAYANISLSELFSKTNHSSLPSAERKAHAVEDLHLHSLTLPLPQPVSRLKFSQWIKKIEGNVFRMKGFVIFTSGPEMFLFNYSHGGLTFEKYQQDRDIDPLLVIIGEDLDENKIKGGLQKL, encoded by the coding sequence TTGAACAATCACCGAACAGAAATTTACATGTTGAGCGGCTTTCTAGGAAGCGGGAAAAGTACGCTGCTCAGACAATTACTTCAAAAAGAACAAGAGATTGGCAGGAACGTGGCTGTTTTGATGAATGAATTGGGGGAGAAAAGCATTGATTCAGCTGTAATTCCCGCCAATACGCCTTTAAAAGAGCTTTTGAACGGCTGTATCTGTTGTACAATCCAAGGACAGCTCAGCCAGCAACTAGATCATTTATTAAAAGAAAACGAACTCGATGCGATTTATGTAGAAGTAACCGGTGCTGCTCATCCTGTAGATGTGATCGAGGCTTGTACTCATCCTTTTATCGCAGACAAACTAAACATAAAAGCGGTCATCACCCTGGTTGACGCGAAACAATGGAACGATAAAAAAGGAAGTATTAAAGTAAAGAAGCTGATGAAAGAACAAGTAAAATACGCTGATATCGTGGTGCTCAATAAGATAGACAAAGTGAGCACCAGCGAACAAAAGGCTGTAAATCAAACGTTAAAAGAAATAAACCCAAAGGCAAGCATTTTCCATTGTGCGTATGCAAATATATCTTTATCCGAATTATTTTCAAAAACCAATCATTCCTCTTTGCCGTCTGCAGAAAGGAAGGCACACGCTGTGGAAGACTTGCATCTTCACTCATTAACATTGCCGCTGCCTCAACCTGTCAGCCGGCTCAAGTTTTCTCAGTGGATAAAAAAAATTGAAGGAAATGTCTTTCGCATGAAAGGATTTGTCATCTTTACGAGTGGACCAGAAATGTTTTTATTTAATTACTCGCACGGTGGATTAACCTTTGAGAAGTACCAGCAAGATAGAGACATTGATCCTTTATTGGTTATCATAGGAGAAGACCTTGATGAGAACAAAATTAAGGGAGGGCTTCAAAAGCTATAA
- a CDS encoding DUF4064 domain-containing protein codes for MSRVTEMVLGIIGGLIGFGGAFFALFMGSLDEAFNETASSLTGLGASAFLFSALAIAGAIVVKFKPKTGGWLMAISGIAILFSIGLFGVVPALFLVPAGLMGILRKEKQLQSPSKSEES; via the coding sequence ATGAGCAGAGTGACGGAAATGGTACTTGGGATTATTGGAGGGTTGATTGGATTTGGCGGTGCCTTTTTTGCGTTATTTATGGGAAGCCTTGATGAAGCTTTTAATGAAACGGCCAGCAGTTTGACAGGATTAGGTGCTAGTGCTTTTTTGTTCAGTGCTTTAGCGATTGCAGGAGCGATCGTTGTGAAGTTTAAACCGAAAACAGGCGGCTGGTTAATGGCTATAAGCGGCATAGCCATTTTGTTTTCTATTGGTCTATTTGGTGTGGTTCCGGCACTATTTCTTGTACCAGCGGGACTAATGGGGATTTTGCGTAAAGAAAAGCAATTGCAGTCTCCAAGTAAATCAGAAGAAAGTTAA
- a CDS encoding DUF4062 domain-containing protein → MINKTRIFISSAYEEDLKIPRKIVKKHLEESGHHVPIFEDGDFGTWEKDTLKQCQDVVKASDVFVLLIHRKAGASPKLLPGNVTPAYLEYKAAVMEKKHILVFVSPEVKESFFRIQKKLESLHNTFLNDHHRAPDSPYDPFEHWIIDEIESEGLAKQFLETADPFIWAFLFELFQNGHWLYDFDISKGKEQAQNISAMLSTSLRSVIGFISERENIQTLKNQAARLLHYADYSLMTLHAYNEILQDTGDSRKRWSAFLEKAISFFNQPVDIVQAPDYNPAVVNTINDCFAAALYYSVEEEYLSLIGLTGDIRAPEKMSLDADPFKKRTIGYREETQSIYIAEPINPFVLYLHFSLDDVMTEEQIKAYTEEIERAVMEQNEYHIEYLKLLIGRKTVIPKDSVRFYSHEKQGMMQSSISRNLESLEKALHRGKTLFRKKR, encoded by the coding sequence TTGATCAATAAAACGAGGATATTTATAAGCTCTGCTTATGAAGAAGATTTAAAAATACCGCGGAAAATAGTGAAAAAGCATTTAGAAGAGAGTGGACATCACGTTCCTATATTTGAAGACGGGGATTTTGGCACGTGGGAAAAGGATACGTTAAAGCAATGCCAGGACGTCGTGAAAGCAAGCGATGTTTTTGTCCTTCTCATTCACCGAAAAGCAGGTGCCAGTCCAAAACTCTTGCCAGGAAATGTGACGCCGGCTTATTTAGAGTATAAAGCAGCTGTTATGGAAAAAAAGCACATCCTTGTGTTTGTCTCCCCAGAGGTAAAAGAAAGTTTTTTTAGAATACAAAAAAAACTAGAGTCCCTTCACAACACCTTTTTAAACGACCATCACCGTGCACCCGATTCTCCGTATGATCCGTTTGAACATTGGATAATAGATGAAATAGAAAGCGAAGGTCTGGCAAAACAATTTCTTGAAACGGCCGATCCGTTTATTTGGGCGTTTCTCTTTGAGTTGTTTCAAAACGGACATTGGCTTTATGATTTTGACATTTCAAAGGGTAAGGAACAGGCCCAAAACATTTCTGCGATGCTAAGCACATCGTTACGCTCTGTTATTGGTTTTATCTCAGAAAGAGAAAACATTCAAACATTAAAAAATCAGGCTGCTCGGCTTCTTCATTATGCTGATTATTCGCTCATGACGCTTCATGCGTATAATGAGATACTTCAAGATACAGGGGACAGCAGGAAAAGGTGGTCTGCTTTTTTAGAAAAAGCAATCTCGTTTTTCAATCAACCCGTCGACATTGTGCAAGCACCTGATTATAACCCTGCCGTCGTAAACACCATTAATGACTGTTTTGCTGCAGCTCTTTATTATTCTGTTGAAGAGGAATATTTATCTCTAATTGGCCTAACCGGTGACATCAGAGCCCCAGAAAAAATGTCGCTCGACGCTGACCCGTTTAAAAAGAGAACGATCGGTTACAGAGAAGAGACACAGTCCATTTACATCGCCGAACCTATTAATCCTTTCGTCTTGTATTTGCATTTTTCTTTAGATGATGTAATGACAGAAGAACAAATTAAAGCGTATACGGAAGAAATAGAACGTGCGGTCATGGAGCAAAATGAGTATCATATCGAATATTTGAAATTGCTGATAGGGAGGAAAACAGTAATCCCAAAAGACAGTGTGCGGTTTTACTCGCATGAAAAACAGGGCATGATGCAGTCGTCTATTTCCCGAAACCTTGAATCCCTCGAAAAAGCATTGCATAGAGGAAAGACTTTGTTCCGAAAGAAACGTTAA